A section of the Sphaerobacter thermophilus DSM 20745 genome encodes:
- a CDS encoding phenylacetate--CoA ligase family protein, with product MAERRYWNEAMETIDPNRLWRLEDERLRWQLRWIWERSPLYRQKWEEAGVDPLSIGRGSLHELPFTVKDEIRRSQEKAPPLGEHACVPLTEVVKIHASSGTTGRPTLIGVSAADAAMWNEVLARFFWATGVRPGTRSWVAVSLGWYIAGLGFYDALQAMRATVLPSSNTEAARTFSVLQETGVDYMVSSPSFVNYLANFARERLNLDPKSLGLKSMSLGGEPGAGFPEIRQQIEETWGCKVYDAMGTADFVPVIWSECEAQDGMHFLGQGAVIVEFIDPETGEPVEPKEGMLAEIVYTAIQRECVPLVRFRIGDLVRIEGTGVCSCGRTGTRIRCVGRADDMFIVQGVNVFPSAVADVITSFRPRTTGEFQIHLPATGTRVDPPVPIVVAYGPEAGDLDQLKQELQEAIRMKLIFRADIRLVPHEELAPTGSLKRKVIVRGDA from the coding sequence ATGGCGGAACGGCGCTACTGGAACGAGGCGATGGAGACCATCGACCCGAACCGGCTCTGGCGCCTCGAAGACGAACGCTTGCGCTGGCAGTTGCGGTGGATCTGGGAGCGCTCCCCCCTCTACCGCCAGAAGTGGGAGGAGGCTGGCGTCGATCCCCTGAGCATCGGCAGGGGATCGCTGCACGAGCTGCCCTTCACGGTGAAAGATGAGATCCGCCGCTCGCAGGAGAAGGCCCCGCCCCTCGGTGAGCACGCCTGCGTCCCGCTGACCGAGGTCGTCAAGATCCACGCCTCGTCGGGCACGACCGGCCGGCCCACTCTGATCGGCGTCTCCGCCGCGGACGCGGCCATGTGGAACGAGGTGCTGGCGCGCTTCTTCTGGGCCACCGGCGTGCGCCCCGGCACCCGCTCCTGGGTCGCCGTAAGCCTGGGCTGGTACATCGCGGGGCTGGGCTTCTACGACGCGCTCCAGGCGATGCGGGCGACGGTGCTGCCGTCGAGCAACACCGAGGCGGCGCGCACCTTCTCGGTCCTGCAGGAGACCGGCGTCGATTACATGGTCTCCAGCCCCTCGTTCGTCAACTACCTCGCCAACTTCGCCCGTGAGCGGCTGAACCTGGATCCGAAGTCGCTCGGGCTCAAGTCGATGTCGCTCGGCGGCGAGCCGGGCGCGGGCTTCCCCGAGATCCGGCAGCAGATCGAAGAGACCTGGGGCTGCAAGGTCTACGACGCGATGGGCACGGCCGACTTCGTGCCCGTCATCTGGAGCGAGTGCGAAGCCCAGGACGGGATGCACTTCCTCGGGCAGGGCGCAGTGATCGTCGAGTTCATCGACCCCGAAACCGGGGAACCGGTCGAACCCAAGGAAGGTATGCTGGCGGAGATCGTCTACACTGCGATCCAGCGCGAGTGCGTGCCGCTCGTGCGCTTCCGCATCGGCGACCTGGTGCGCATCGAAGGCACCGGCGTCTGCTCCTGCGGGCGCACCGGTACCCGTATCCGCTGCGTGGGGCGCGCCGACGACATGTTCATCGTCCAGGGCGTGAACGTCTTCCCGAGCGCCGTTGCAGACGTCATCACCTCGTTCCGCCCACGCACGACCGGCGAGTTCCAGATCCACCTGCCGGCCACGGGCACCCGCGTCGACCCACCGGTGCCGATCGTCGTCGCCTACGGCCCCGAGGCCGGTGACCTGGACCAGCTCAAGCAGGAGCTTCAAGAGGCGATCCGCATGAAGCTGATCTTCCGTGCCGACATCCGCCTCGTACCGCATGAAGAACTGGCACCGACCGGGAGCTTGAAGCGCAAGGTCATCGTGCGCGGCGACGCGTGA
- a CDS encoding DUF7680 family protein, giving the protein MSDRQPLAFELRVLPEQGDRYRLALWQQRLTSNGSSHAEMRHLATLRGTPLQVAIDQILDVLRREGHRPTTLRPSQAATLPVSEETGVRLGLLFLALRPLTKVVRMEAIAAGIRNMPAEEAYYWFSKCVASGNGRQAQRALRVLLARD; this is encoded by the coding sequence GTGAGCGACCGGCAGCCGCTTGCCTTCGAACTCCGTGTGCTGCCCGAGCAAGGCGACCGCTACCGACTTGCGCTCTGGCAGCAGCGCCTCACGAGCAACGGCAGCAGCCACGCGGAGATGCGCCACCTCGCCACGCTCCGCGGCACGCCGCTCCAGGTCGCGATCGACCAGATCCTCGATGTGCTCCGGCGCGAAGGGCACCGGCCAACCACACTGCGGCCAAGCCAGGCGGCCACGCTGCCGGTGAGCGAGGAGACCGGCGTCCGCCTTGGCCTTCTGTTCCTCGCCCTGCGGCCGCTGACGAAAGTGGTGCGCATGGAGGCAATCGCCGCGGGGATCCGGAACATGCCGGCGGAGGAGGCCTACTACTGGTTCAGCAAGTGTGTCGCGAGCGGCAACGGACGCCAGGCCCAGCGCGCCCTACGGGTGTTGCTGGCGCGCGACTGA
- a CDS encoding DUF1156 domain-containing protein gives MDGVTEAGTTGPAQRTTTGELLIERWLPIAEIGIECQRENSTGQHPPPNRLHVWWARRPLTVSRAAILASILPAWRADWPADLLERFPSEESYRAWFMRLLGIQGDPVAARRILAWAKERGITKQLNAYGYRRAFTHNPPSEDIDTLQSLLAFLWGPREVHVLDPTAGGGSIPFEGLRFGLATLANELNPVASVILAATLDYPARFGEELALEIHRWGKELTSRVRERLQAFFPYPSDGVPDVYLWARTVACPVTGKPVPLSPNWWLQKGSDPIAVKLLCQPDWPECRFEIVRGKEAERAKPDQGTIRRGVAVSPWTGDVIDGDYIKREAQAGRMGQQLYAVGVKTERGTEFRPPSAADFAAVAAAEEELARRLPGWLAHGIIPDEEIPTGNKTSEPQRYGMTRWRDLFSPRQLLALGMTVEVLRELAAEIQRELPADQARAVRTYLAFAVDKILNYNSRMSVWHPLRATIANTFDRHDFSMKWSHGEMALVVAGKGLDWAIVQVVDAYKGIAKLAQPARLPLWDRDGESPVERLHITQGDAADLSTVATGSVHLVCIDPPYYDNVQYSELSDFFYVWLKRTVGDLYPDWFRAELTDKDDEAVANPARFADFGRKRRDLARQDYERKMAAIFRECHRVLRPDGVLTVMFTHKQVEAWDTLAMALIAAGFRIEASWPIHTESEHSLHQAKKNAAASTILLVCRKRQAVGEPVWWEDIKGRVRRVARERAAEFAAMGIGGVDLYISAFGPALSVISERWPVLTSEVDPKTNQPKPLRPEVALDLARAEVIGLRKEGLLLGRPVQFDPATDWYLMAWDAFKAAEFPADEARKLALALGLDLEQDIVRRERLVEKKASTVVLQTPAERRRRGVVDPDAETFPSLIDAVHTAMLIYDEDGSRACEQFLQRTGLRSDSRFRACLQALINAVPRTKVKDAFVRPEAETLERLRLAFFDDLEIPAEEAPPEVVRQKGFFDDAEGDESEEDEE, from the coding sequence GTGGACGGGGTAACCGAGGCCGGGACGACTGGGCCCGCCCAAAGGACGACGACCGGGGAGCTGCTGATCGAGCGTTGGCTGCCGATCGCGGAGATCGGGATCGAGTGCCAGCGGGAGAACAGTACGGGTCAGCACCCACCACCCAATCGACTGCATGTCTGGTGGGCCCGCCGCCCCCTCACCGTGAGCCGGGCCGCGATCCTCGCCAGCATCCTGCCGGCCTGGCGCGCAGATTGGCCGGCGGACTTGCTGGAGCGCTTCCCGTCTGAGGAGAGCTACCGGGCGTGGTTTATGCGCCTGCTCGGTATCCAGGGAGACCCCGTGGCCGCGCGGAGGATACTGGCCTGGGCCAAAGAGCGAGGCATTACCAAGCAACTGAACGCCTATGGTTACCGACGAGCATTCACGCATAACCCACCTAGCGAGGATATCGATACGCTCCAATCCCTGCTCGCTTTTCTATGGGGGCCGCGCGAGGTTCACGTTCTGGATCCAACCGCGGGTGGCGGCTCAATTCCATTCGAGGGTCTCCGATTCGGTCTCGCGACCTTGGCTAATGAACTGAACCCCGTCGCATCGGTCATTCTCGCCGCGACACTTGATTACCCCGCTCGCTTCGGTGAGGAACTAGCACTTGAGATTCACCGCTGGGGGAAAGAGCTTACCAGCCGCGTCCGCGAACGTTTGCAAGCGTTCTTCCCGTACCCGAGCGATGGCGTACCAGACGTGTATCTTTGGGCGCGCACGGTCGCCTGCCCGGTGACGGGCAAGCCGGTGCCGCTCTCCCCCAACTGGTGGCTCCAGAAGGGGTCCGATCCGATCGCGGTCAAGCTTCTCTGCCAGCCGGACTGGCCGGAGTGCCGCTTCGAGATCGTGCGGGGAAAGGAAGCCGAGCGCGCCAAGCCTGACCAGGGAACGATCCGCCGCGGCGTCGCCGTCTCGCCCTGGACCGGAGACGTCATCGATGGGGACTACATCAAGCGCGAGGCGCAGGCCGGGCGGATGGGCCAGCAACTCTACGCCGTCGGAGTCAAGACCGAACGCGGCACCGAGTTCCGCCCCCCGAGCGCAGCGGACTTCGCAGCGGTAGCGGCAGCGGAGGAGGAACTGGCCCGAAGGCTGCCCGGCTGGCTCGCCCATGGGATCATACCAGACGAAGAGATTCCGACGGGCAACAAGACCTCGGAGCCGCAGCGCTACGGCATGACCCGCTGGCGGGATCTCTTCTCGCCGCGCCAGCTCCTGGCACTCGGCATGACCGTGGAGGTACTGCGCGAGCTAGCTGCCGAGATCCAACGCGAGTTGCCGGCGGACCAGGCCCGGGCTGTCAGGACGTACCTTGCCTTCGCTGTCGATAAGATTCTGAACTACAACTCGAGAATGTCAGTCTGGCATCCGCTCCGCGCCACTATTGCCAATACCTTCGACCGCCACGACTTCTCGATGAAGTGGAGCCACGGCGAGATGGCACTCGTGGTCGCGGGGAAGGGACTCGACTGGGCCATTGTCCAGGTCGTGGATGCCTACAAAGGCATCGCGAAGCTCGCACAGCCCGCGCGCCTTCCGCTCTGGGACCGGGATGGCGAGTCACCGGTCGAGCGGCTGCACATCACGCAGGGTGATGCCGCCGACCTGAGCACTGTCGCCACCGGCTCCGTCCACCTTGTCTGCATCGACCCGCCCTACTACGACAACGTCCAGTACAGCGAGCTGTCCGACTTCTTCTATGTCTGGCTCAAGCGCACCGTCGGCGATCTCTACCCGGACTGGTTCCGCGCCGAGCTGACCGACAAGGACGACGAGGCGGTCGCCAATCCGGCTCGCTTCGCCGACTTCGGCCGCAAGCGCCGCGACCTGGCCCGTCAGGACTACGAGCGGAAGATGGCGGCGATCTTCCGCGAGTGCCACCGTGTCTTGCGGCCGGACGGTGTCCTGACCGTGATGTTCACCCACAAGCAAGTCGAGGCCTGGGACACTCTTGCCATGGCGCTTATCGCCGCTGGATTTCGCATCGAAGCCTCGTGGCCGATCCACACCGAGAGCGAGCACAGCCTGCACCAGGCGAAGAAGAACGCGGCGGCGAGCACGATCCTCCTCGTCTGTCGCAAACGGCAGGCGGTGGGCGAGCCGGTCTGGTGGGAGGACATCAAGGGCCGGGTGCGCCGGGTGGCGCGCGAGCGGGCAGCCGAGTTCGCCGCGATGGGTATCGGCGGCGTGGACCTCTACATCAGCGCCTTCGGCCCCGCCCTCTCCGTCATCTCCGAACGGTGGCCGGTGCTGACCAGCGAGGTCGATCCGAAAACGAACCAGCCCAAGCCGTTGCGGCCGGAGGTGGCGCTCGACCTCGCCCGCGCCGAGGTGATCGGCCTGCGCAAAGAGGGCCTGCTCCTCGGCCGCCCGGTGCAGTTCGACCCAGCCACCGACTGGTACCTGATGGCCTGGGACGCCTTCAAAGCCGCCGAGTTCCCGGCCGACGAGGCTCGCAAGCTCGCCCTCGCCCTCGGCCTGGATCTGGAGCAGGACATCGTCCGCCGCGAGCGGCTGGTGGAGAAGAAGGCGAGTACGGTGGTGCTGCAGACCCCGGCCGAACGGCGACGCCGCGGTGTGGTCGATCCGGACGCCGAGACCTTCCCGAGCCTGATCGACGCCGTGCACACAGCCATGCTCATCTATGACGAGGACGGCTCGCGCGCCTGCGAACAGTTCCTCCAGCGCACCGGCCTGCGCAGCGACAGCCGCTTCAGAGCCTGCCTCCAGGCGCTGATCAACGCCGTCCCGCGCACGAAGGTCAAGGATGCCTTCGTCCGGCCCGAGGCCGAGACGCTGGAGCGGCTGCGACTCGCCTTCTTCGACGACCTGGAGATCCCGGCAGAGGAGGCCCCGCCCGAGGTCGTGCGGCAGAAGGGCTTCTTCGACGACGCGGAGGGCGACGAGTCCGAGGAGGACGAGGAGTAG
- a CDS encoding ATP-binding protein, whose product MLTIFDACEPRPEVLLGELKEEIFAARLKDVIDGTAEAVYQDPQTFFDNTYLTAGLKTLLEEALGRLTGQRPDSNPIIRLETSFGGGKTHNLIALYHAARGSEAASRVVDSNLIPTPGTVRIAGVVGSDLDPSSGILHRDVTTYTLWGELAYQLGGLAGYQLVAESDRQSKAAPGTGIWQQIIGNAPALIMLDEVARHLRTAKAITTGTGKSDLAEQTVAFLMSLLEFAASQERVVVVLTLADASDAFGRESDELREELAEARRISARQERVITPTDETEIAKIVTHRLFRSIERNAAQAVADDYHQYYLQLLDQQADLPQRAARADYATEMVSAYPFHPELLNTLNRKTSTIPNFQKTRGALRLLALVVRRLWETRPPQTYLIHPHHLDLAVPQIADDLTSRLDRPAYKQVIEADIASVLPGTRSHAQTIDSGWVEAGKPPYAQRVATTIFLHSLTQGVASGVDPADLLLAVVSPGDDPALVQRATERLVDTCWFLDYNGQRYQFKTEPSLNKIVADEMSLVGTTRAKQLLDERIRQVWKRGIFEPVYFPSEAGDVDDDARAPKLVVVHYDAATATATDPAPPDLVVRLFTHAGSAEGYRIYKNNLVFLVADRDQVDDLVEKARRYLAIGRIAGDPDRMQPFTEEQKKKLRQMQDSAELELRVAITRTYRYLYYPSADAPRAAAGLAREALPAQDQGDVRSDQSTVVLRVLRQIDKVRTADDAQMPAQYVKARAWDVGQAQMTTEDLRRAFAKRLSLPMLLDVNQLKRAIRDGIQQELWVYFDPHEAVGYGKVSPAPLVQLSDDALLYTPDEARRLGIAIKGEQVDPPPESCPVCGNPVDQCTCGIVIDPDNGGEPPPPPPTPPRIAAEGAPAQVFQAIADQCADNRVDTITSLTIRLDGAGKAGADEARALGLAIPQLGKGQFRVEQELTIEFGQDEYFHLKFNGTWDRYKRLKTVTDEFGKEAAKLTVKMTLQVTCPDGLAVDSDQFAQMRDIFDQLGFGRLTVEAKPATEDTEVRW is encoded by the coding sequence ATGCTGACGATCTTCGACGCGTGTGAGCCACGCCCTGAGGTGCTCCTTGGAGAACTCAAGGAGGAGATCTTCGCCGCCCGCCTCAAGGACGTCATCGATGGCACAGCGGAGGCCGTCTACCAAGATCCTCAGACGTTCTTCGACAACACCTACCTCACCGCAGGGCTGAAGACGCTCCTTGAGGAAGCGCTCGGCCGGCTGACCGGGCAGCGTCCCGACAGCAACCCAATCATCCGGCTCGAAACGTCCTTCGGGGGCGGCAAGACCCACAACCTCATCGCGCTCTACCACGCCGCCCGCGGCAGCGAGGCCGCCAGTCGGGTCGTGGATTCCAACCTCATCCCAACCCCGGGCACCGTCCGCATCGCCGGCGTCGTCGGCTCAGACCTCGACCCGTCCAGCGGCATCCTGCATCGGGACGTCACCACCTACACCCTCTGGGGTGAGCTGGCCTACCAGCTCGGCGGCCTCGCCGGCTACCAGCTCGTCGCCGAGAGCGACCGCCAGTCGAAGGCCGCCCCCGGCACCGGTATCTGGCAGCAGATCATCGGGAACGCCCCTGCGCTGATCATGCTCGACGAGGTCGCGCGCCACCTGCGCACCGCCAAGGCGATCACCACTGGGACAGGGAAAAGCGACCTCGCTGAGCAGACCGTTGCCTTCCTCATGTCGCTCCTTGAGTTCGCCGCGAGCCAGGAGCGGGTCGTGGTGGTGCTCACCCTGGCCGATGCAAGCGACGCCTTCGGCCGGGAGTCTGACGAGCTGCGCGAGGAGCTGGCCGAGGCCCGCCGCATCAGCGCCCGCCAGGAGCGGGTCATCACCCCGACCGATGAGACGGAAATCGCGAAGATCGTCACCCACCGTCTCTTCCGCTCGATCGAGCGCAACGCTGCGCAGGCGGTAGCTGACGACTACCACCAGTACTACCTTCAACTCCTGGATCAGCAGGCCGACCTCCCCCAGCGGGCGGCGCGCGCGGACTACGCCACCGAGATGGTGTCCGCCTACCCGTTCCACCCGGAACTGCTCAACACGCTCAACCGCAAAACCTCAACGATCCCGAACTTTCAGAAGACCCGCGGCGCGCTGCGCCTGCTCGCGCTCGTTGTCAGGCGCCTTTGGGAGACCCGTCCGCCCCAGACGTACCTGATCCATCCGCATCACCTGGACCTCGCCGTGCCGCAGATCGCCGACGACCTCACCAGCCGGCTCGACCGCCCGGCCTACAAGCAGGTCATCGAGGCGGACATCGCCAGCGTGCTCCCCGGCACCCGTTCGCACGCACAGACGATCGACAGCGGCTGGGTCGAGGCCGGCAAGCCGCCCTACGCCCAGCGCGTCGCGACGACAATCTTCCTCCACAGCCTGACCCAGGGTGTCGCCTCCGGCGTCGATCCGGCCGACCTGCTGCTGGCCGTCGTCTCGCCCGGCGACGACCCCGCCTTGGTGCAGCGCGCCACGGAGCGCCTGGTCGATACCTGTTGGTTCCTCGACTACAACGGGCAGCGCTACCAGTTCAAGACCGAGCCATCGCTCAATAAGATCGTGGCCGACGAGATGTCCCTCGTCGGCACGACCCGGGCGAAGCAGCTCCTCGACGAGCGCATCCGCCAGGTCTGGAAGCGCGGCATCTTCGAGCCGGTCTACTTCCCGAGCGAGGCGGGGGACGTGGACGACGACGCCCGCGCGCCGAAACTGGTCGTCGTCCACTACGACGCGGCCACGGCGACGGCGACCGACCCCGCCCCGCCCGACCTGGTCGTCCGACTCTTCACGCACGCCGGCTCGGCCGAGGGGTACCGAATTTATAAGAACAACCTCGTCTTCCTCGTCGCCGACCGCGACCAGGTGGACGACCTCGTCGAGAAGGCGCGGCGCTACCTGGCGATCGGCCGGATTGCCGGCGACCCGGACCGCATGCAGCCCTTCACCGAGGAGCAGAAGAAGAAGCTGCGCCAGATGCAGGACAGCGCCGAGCTGGAACTGCGGGTCGCGATCACCCGGACCTACCGCTACCTCTACTATCCGAGCGCCGACGCCCCCCGCGCCGCCGCCGGTCTGGCGCGCGAGGCGCTGCCCGCCCAGGATCAGGGCGACGTACGGTCGGACCAGTCCACCGTCGTACTTCGCGTTCTGCGGCAGATCGACAAGGTGCGGACCGCCGACGACGCCCAGATGCCGGCACAGTATGTCAAGGCCCGGGCCTGGGACGTCGGCCAGGCACAGATGACGACCGAGGACCTGCGGCGGGCCTTCGCCAAGCGGCTCAGCCTACCGATGCTGCTCGACGTCAACCAGCTCAAGCGAGCGATCCGGGACGGCATCCAGCAGGAACTGTGGGTCTACTTCGACCCCCACGAGGCGGTGGGATACGGGAAAGTGTCGCCCGCTCCGCTTGTCCAGCTCAGCGACGACGCGCTGCTGTACACGCCCGACGAGGCCCGACGGCTGGGCATCGCGATCAAGGGAGAGCAGGTTGATCCGCCCCCGGAGTCCTGCCCCGTCTGTGGCAATCCGGTGGATCAGTGCACCTGCGGCATCGTGATCGACCCGGACAACGGGGGCGAACCTCCGCCACCGCCACCGACGCCACCGCGGATCGCGGCCGAGGGCGCGCCGGCTCAGGTATTCCAGGCCATCGCGGACCAGTGCGCCGACAACCGAGTCGACACCATCACCAGCCTCACGATACGACTCGACGGTGCCGGAAAGGCGGGCGCCGATGAGGCACGCGCGCTCGGTCTGGCCATCCCACAGCTCGGTAAGGGGCAGTTCCGGGTGGAGCAAGAACTGACGATTGAATTCGGTCAAGACGAATACTTCCATCTGAAGTTCAACGGCACATGGGACCGCTACAAGCGTCTCAAGACCGTCACCGACGAGTTTGGCAAGGAAGCCGCCAAGCTTACCGTCAAGATGACTCTCCAGGTGACTTGCCCCGACGGGCTGGCGGTCGATAGCGACCAGTTCGCCCAGATGCGCGATATCTTCGACCAACTCGGCTTCGGCCGGCTCACCGTTGAGGCGAAGCCGGCGACGGAAGACACGGAGGTGCGCTGGTGA
- a CDS encoding 4-hydroxyphenyl-beta-ketoacyl-CoA hydrolase, translating to MIEFIDVHVHLRTGDKARLEADPYVISNPEGLSDHPDAMAEMYRELNGMAVVFDIDDETRTGLKVSNAEIAEWVAKYPDVFIGFGSVDPWKGKAAITEVERCADLGLRGIKFHPSVQDFAPNDPRFDPLWETCQRLGLAILLHTGTTMAAAGQPGGGGIRLDYGRPIPYIDDIAARFPELRIIMAHPAWPWHEEQLAILRHKPNVYMDLSGWAPKYIPQTVIQYANSLIQDKVFFGSDFPMLTPHRWLREFADLPLKDTVRPKILRDNAARFFGLQLNDQ from the coding sequence ATGATCGAGTTCATTGATGTGCACGTGCACCTTCGCACCGGCGACAAGGCGCGTCTGGAGGCCGACCCCTACGTGATCTCCAACCCGGAGGGCCTGAGCGACCACCCCGACGCCATGGCCGAGATGTACCGGGAGCTGAACGGCATGGCGGTCGTCTTCGACATCGACGACGAGACCCGCACCGGGCTCAAGGTCTCCAACGCCGAGATCGCCGAATGGGTGGCGAAGTACCCGGACGTCTTCATCGGCTTCGGCAGCGTCGACCCCTGGAAGGGGAAAGCGGCGATCACCGAGGTCGAGCGCTGCGCCGACCTCGGCCTGCGCGGCATCAAGTTCCACCCGTCGGTGCAGGACTTCGCACCGAACGACCCGCGCTTCGACCCCCTGTGGGAGACCTGCCAGCGCCTGGGCCTCGCCATCCTCCTCCACACCGGGACGACGATGGCCGCCGCCGGCCAGCCGGGCGGCGGCGGCATCCGCCTCGACTACGGCCGACCCATCCCCTACATCGACGACATCGCCGCCCGCTTCCCCGAGCTGCGGATCATCATGGCGCACCCGGCCTGGCCCTGGCATGAGGAGCAGCTCGCTATTCTCCGTCACAAGCCCAACGTCTACATGGACCTGTCCGGCTGGGCGCCGAAGTACATCCCGCAGACCGTCATCCAGTACGCCAACTCGCTCATCCAGGACAAGGTCTTCTTCGGCTCCGACTTTCCCATGCTCACGCCCCATCGCTGGCTCCGCGAGTTCGCCGACCTCCCCCTCAAGGACACCGTGCGCCCCAAGATCCTCCGCGACAACGCCGCCCGCTTCTTCGGCCTCCAACTTAACGACCAGTAA
- a CDS encoding DUF6361 family protein yields MASSLSWLDYSEHERRQVLDIVELFRDRQTLDELGIGTVRDAFAELLFPGTSTIQTRAKYFLFIPWIYGDLERRRVPSHEIAARARREAMRLMYAPMRSADTDGAWADVLETGR; encoded by the coding sequence ATGGCGTCGTCGTTAAGCTGGCTGGATTACTCGGAGCACGAGCGGCGGCAAGTCCTCGACATTGTCGAGCTGTTTCGGGATCGCCAGACCCTCGATGAGCTCGGCATCGGGACGGTGCGGGATGCCTTCGCCGAGCTGCTCTTCCCGGGCACGAGCACGATCCAGACGCGCGCGAAGTACTTCCTGTTTATCCCCTGGATCTACGGCGACCTCGAGCGCAGGCGGGTGCCGTCCCACGAGATCGCGGCACGGGCGCGCCGGGAAGCGATGAGGCTCATGTACGCTCCTATGCGCTCCGCTGATACGGACGGCGCATGGGCTGACGTCCTTGAGACGGGTCGCTGA
- a CDS encoding IS982 family transposase gives MDVDTFLITVYVLVDTFCQTHLPPEPHRPGPAPALSRSEVLTLAIFGQWMRFSSEQDFYRYAERHLRPYFPTLPHRSQYNRLLRRHQVALAQFALYLADQLGRGPVAVDVLDVAPAPVRNAKRRGRGWLAGEANIGFSLRLGWFAGFRVLTAVSLEGAITGWGVAPASTNERSLAETLIACRAHPDPRLPSVGTPVATYLADSGFAGEDYKAHLAATYGVTLVATPQRGSRRRWPKAVRRWVARHRQIVETVIGRLLHTFGLERERPHTLAGFQARLAAKVALHNLCCWLNRQQGRPLLAVANLITW, from the coding sequence ATGGATGTGGACACCTTCCTGATTACAGTCTATGTCCTGGTCGACACCTTCTGCCAGACCCACCTGCCCCCGGAGCCCCACCGCCCCGGCCCCGCGCCGGCCCTGAGCCGCAGCGAGGTCTTGACCCTGGCCATCTTCGGGCAGTGGATGAGGTTCTCCAGTGAGCAGGACTTCTACCGCTACGCCGAGCGCCACCTGCGCCCCTACTTCCCGACCCTGCCCCACCGCAGCCAATACAACCGGCTGCTGCGGCGGCATCAGGTCGCCCTGGCCCAGTTCGCCCTCTACCTGGCAGACCAACTTGGCCGGGGGCCAGTGGCGGTGGATGTGCTCGATGTGGCGCCGGCTCCGGTGCGCAACGCCAAGCGCCGCGGGCGGGGCTGGCTGGCGGGCGAGGCCAACATCGGCTTCAGCTTGCGCCTGGGCTGGTTTGCCGGCTTCCGCGTGCTGACCGCCGTCAGCCTGGAGGGGGCGATCACCGGCTGGGGCGTGGCCCCGGCCAGCACCAATGAGCGGTCCCTCGCCGAGACCCTGATTGCCTGTCGGGCCCACCCCGATCCCCGCCTGCCCAGTGTCGGCACGCCGGTGGCGACCTATCTGGCCGACAGTGGCTTTGCCGGCGAGGACTACAAGGCGCACCTGGCGGCCACCTATGGCGTGACGCTGGTGGCCACCCCGCAGCGGGGCAGTCGGCGGCGCTGGCCCAAGGCGGTCCGCCGCTGGGTGGCCCGCCATCGCCAGATCGTGGAGACGGTCATCGGGCGGCTGCTGCACACCTTCGGCCTCGAGCGGGAGCGCCCGCACACCCTGGCGGGCTTCCAGGCGCGACTGGCGGCCAAGGTGGCGCTGCACAACCTCTGTTGCTGGCTGAATCGGCAGCAGGGGCGGCCGCTGCTGGCCGTGGCGAACCTGATCACCTGGTAG